The following are encoded together in the Thalassomonas haliotis genome:
- a CDS encoding PEP-CTERM sorting domain-containing protein, with the protein MPVRQKHYLLTAAASCLFCTTSVNACLLTWDFTVAINTIYQDKANVIDDNIVVGTVLSGSFSYDDGLSEDSPDRDYVDRYADPNGSFTIAGLGIYDWSVSAFVVHQDSRDIVDVKGDYWSGNIYESVEIGFYDHSQSYDNGVLPVNWHNPPLPFAEIEFDYTLSLGTDPCCYDSRLSGYVSSIALHAPTDVPAPSTMLLLALGLFALSRKAKRS; encoded by the coding sequence TTGCCTGTCAGGCAAAAACACTACCTGCTTACGGCTGCTGCTTCATGTCTTTTTTGTACCACTTCCGTTAATGCCTGCCTGTTAACCTGGGACTTTACCGTCGCCATCAATACTATCTATCAGGATAAAGCCAATGTCATTGATGACAACATAGTTGTCGGCACAGTCCTGAGCGGCAGCTTTTCTTATGATGATGGCTTAAGCGAGGATTCACCTGACCGTGATTATGTCGACAGGTATGCCGATCCTAACGGTAGCTTCACCATTGCCGGTTTAGGCATATATGACTGGAGTGTCTCGGCTTTCGTTGTCCATCAGGACTCACGTGATATTGTCGATGTTAAAGGGGATTACTGGTCGGGAAATATCTATGAATCGGTTGAAATAGGTTTCTACGACCACAGCCAGAGTTACGACAACGGCGTATTGCCGGTAAACTGGCACAACCCGCCCCTACCGTTTGCCGAGATTGAATTCGACTACACCTTAAGCCTTGGCACTGACCCCTGCTGTTATGATTCCAGGCTAAGCGGTTATGTTTCTTCGATAGCATTACACGCTCCCACAGATGTGCCTGCGCCTTCAACAATGCTCTTACTGGCTTTGGGATTATTTGCTTTATCCAGAAAGGCCAAACGAAGTTAA
- a CDS encoding LysR family transcriptional regulator produces MNWDDIKIFLEVARSERLSQAAKRLALDPSTVSRRLHKLEEQLATQLFERTQDGHILTSDGERLLASARRMEQDASYALDDIKHNNAQNSGCVRIGVTEALGNFFIAPNLLPMQQQFPNIQIDLLHFSRYVKISRNEADIAIAVERPNSTSMIVSKLCDYTLQLYAHPDYLNRHKANITLDNLARHQWVSYVDNLLFTEQLSYLKELNADLLPGFRSTSVISQYSAIKSGLGIGILPCFLAAQDPSLVKLCAQDIKVVRSFWLVTHPEIKRLSRVNSVWHYLKQLVAEQQAVLMPED; encoded by the coding sequence ATGAACTGGGATGATATTAAAATATTTTTAGAAGTTGCCCGCAGCGAACGCTTATCTCAAGCGGCAAAAAGGCTTGCCCTTGACCCTTCGACTGTCTCCAGGCGACTGCATAAACTGGAAGAGCAACTGGCGACGCAATTATTTGAACGTACCCAGGACGGGCATATCTTAACAAGCGACGGCGAACGTTTACTGGCTTCGGCGCGGCGGATGGAGCAGGATGCCAGTTATGCCCTGGATGATATTAAGCACAATAACGCCCAAAACAGCGGCTGTGTCCGTATCGGGGTCACCGAAGCCTTGGGCAATTTTTTTATTGCCCCCAACCTGTTGCCGATGCAGCAACAGTTTCCCAATATCCAAATCGATTTATTGCATTTTTCCCGCTATGTGAAAATCAGCCGTAACGAAGCCGATATCGCCATCGCGGTAGAGCGCCCCAACAGCACCTCGATGATCGTCAGTAAATTATGTGATTATACGCTGCAGCTATATGCCCACCCGGATTATCTAAACAGGCACAAGGCAAACATTACCCTGGATAACCTGGCCCGGCATCAATGGGTCAGTTATGTCGATAATTTATTGTTTACCGAGCAGTTGTCCTACCTGAAAGAACTCAATGCGGACCTGCTGCCCGGCTTTCGCAGTACCAGTGTTATCAGCCAATACAGCGCCATTAAAAGCGGCCTGGGCATCGGCATATTACCCTGCTTTTTAGCAGCTCAGGATCCCAGCCTGGTAAAGTTGTGCGCTCAGGATATCAAGGTGGTACGCAGTTTTTGGCTGGTCACCCACCCGGAAATCAAACGCTTGTCCCGGGTGAACAGTGTCTGGCACTATTTAAAACAATTGGTGGCAGAGCAACAAGCTGTGCTTATGCCGGAAGATTAA
- a CDS encoding SDR family oxidoreductase, giving the protein MAVAKSILITGCSSGIGLDAALTLHKRGYQVFASARKIEDVNRLQQMGLSCYRLDLDEAESIENTLVRVLAQTGGTLDALFNNGAYGQVGAVEDLPDSALRTQFETNVFGWHQLIRLVLPVMRRQGYGRIIQNSSILGLVAMPYRGAYIASKYAIEGLTDTLRLELAGSGIYVSLIEPGPIASRFRANALSKFRQYIDIKHSVHHQAYQVQLARLEKTGNVSGFTLQPKDVTAKVIAALESKHPKLRYPVTIPSFLFILLKRLLPSAWLDKLLSKG; this is encoded by the coding sequence ATGGCTGTGGCTAAGTCAATTTTAATTACCGGTTGTTCAAGCGGCATCGGCCTGGACGCGGCCTTAACTCTACATAAAAGGGGATATCAGGTTTTTGCCAGCGCCAGAAAAATTGAAGATGTTAACCGTTTGCAGCAAATGGGGCTGAGTTGTTATCGCCTGGACTTGGATGAGGCCGAGTCCATTGAAAATACCCTGGTCCGGGTGTTGGCGCAAACCGGCGGTACCCTGGATGCGTTATTTAACAACGGTGCTTATGGCCAGGTGGGAGCGGTGGAAGATCTCCCGGATAGCGCACTGCGCACCCAGTTTGAAACCAATGTTTTTGGCTGGCACCAGCTGATCCGCCTGGTACTTCCTGTGATGCGCAGGCAGGGATATGGGCGTATCATTCAAAACAGCTCTATTTTAGGCTTGGTCGCTATGCCTTATCGCGGTGCTTATATTGCCAGCAAATATGCCATCGAAGGTTTGACCGATACCCTGAGGTTGGAGCTGGCGGGATCGGGAATTTATGTCAGTTTAATTGAACCCGGTCCGATAGCGAGCCGCTTTCGCGCCAATGCCTTGAGCAAATTCAGGCAATATATTGATATAAAGCACTCGGTACATCATCAGGCATATCAGGTACAACTGGCCCGGCTGGAAAAAACCGGCAATGTCAGTGGTTTTACCCTGCAACCAAAAGATGTTACCGCCAAGGTGATTGCCGCGCTGGAAAGCAAGCACCCTAAGCTACGTTATCCGGTAACGATCCCCAGCTTTTTATTTATCTTACTTAAGCGCCTGCTGCCCAGTGCCTGGTTAGATAAACTGCTGTCAAAGGGCTAG
- a CDS encoding tRNA-uridine aminocarboxypropyltransferase has product MHAVHRLYQYRKSLCTTVFAARGQRVKRCQLCQLAQSNCICDLAVKGQSNAGFLLLMYDTEVLKPSNTGRLIADVIPDTFAYLWSRTEENPELLAVLQDEQWQPYVVFPAQYAEQDRPVFQKEIPCDSGKRPLFIMLDGSWREAKKIFRKSPYLARLPMVSFSLEDNAVTSRYQLRSAGGENQLATAEVAARVLAMWGEHDNARLLDLWFDVFSYQYQKSVCQSNKGNVDALANFTAFVEQQQSR; this is encoded by the coding sequence ATGCACGCAGTACATCGTTTATATCAATATCGTAAAAGTTTATGCACTACGGTGTTTGCCGCCCGGGGGCAAAGGGTTAAACGTTGTCAGCTATGCCAGCTGGCGCAAAGCAATTGTATCTGCGACTTGGCGGTCAAAGGGCAAAGCAATGCCGGGTTTCTGCTGTTGATGTACGATACCGAGGTGTTAAAACCCAGTAATACCGGACGCCTAATCGCCGATGTTATCCCGGATACTTTTGCCTATTTATGGTCGAGGACAGAGGAAAACCCCGAGCTTTTGGCTGTGCTCCAGGATGAACAATGGCAGCCTTATGTGGTTTTTCCGGCGCAATATGCCGAGCAAGACCGGCCGGTTTTTCAAAAAGAGATCCCCTGTGACAGCGGCAAACGGCCGTTATTTATTATGCTTGACGGCAGCTGGCGTGAAGCAAAAAAAATATTCCGTAAAAGCCCTTACCTGGCCAGGCTGCCTATGGTGTCTTTTAGCCTGGAAGATAATGCCGTGACTTCCCGTTATCAGCTGCGCAGCGCCGGCGGTGAAAACCAGCTGGCGACGGCCGAGGTTGCCGCCCGGGTATTGGCGATGTGGGGGGAGCATGATAATGCCAGGTTACTGGATTTGTGGTTTGATGTTTTTAGTTATCAATACCAAAAAAGTGTCTGTCAGAGCAATAAGGGTAACGTTGATGCGCTGGCTAATTTCACTGCCTTTGTCGAGCAGCAACAATCGCGATAG
- a CDS encoding phosphatidylinositol-specific phospholipase C domain-containing protein: MNFKLTKAAASCVLAFGAFIGQAQADSIDNFNNSWQGKALEAQRLIDVYSPMADNNIPGTHNSYNSEEYSSCNFSVGCRYLDPQQKHTIKDQLRLGARFIEIDAHWTTKMESLFSYPKRLLMCHGFCSINDKYLHEGLNEVKDWLNSSASDNQVLILYIEDHSDGHQGDLYEQINSRFGQWVYKSNGCGAIPNTLTKADVLAQGKKVLVWGDGGCSSNSNWKNFAFTGLGDIGRIWEDRTTVASIGNVFTGGSDDYITASDVTTYFKTGANIVNLDDMVSNDGRLAAGIWSWDSNEPNNSGGNQDCAVQWGNGRWDDQSCDNSRAFACQSDSDNSWQVTDQTGTWANGESACQQLGSQYHFSVPTNAMANEALKTVKDAKGVGTVWLNHDDRQNEGQWLVTGKSTVNF, translated from the coding sequence ATGAACTTTAAATTAACAAAAGCTGCGGCAAGCTGCGTGTTAGCATTTGGCGCTTTTATCGGCCAGGCCCAGGCCGATAGCATAGATAATTTTAATAATAGCTGGCAAGGTAAAGCGCTGGAGGCACAGCGCCTGATAGATGTTTATAGCCCTATGGCGGATAACAATATTCCCGGTACCCACAACAGCTATAATTCTGAAGAATATAGCAGCTGTAATTTTTCGGTGGGTTGCCGCTACTTAGATCCGCAGCAAAAACACACCATCAAAGATCAGCTGCGTTTAGGCGCCCGTTTTATCGAAATCGACGCCCACTGGACCACGAAAATGGAAAGCCTGTTTTCCTATCCGAAACGTTTGTTGATGTGCCATGGCTTTTGCAGTATCAATGACAAATATCTGCACGAAGGCCTGAACGAAGTGAAAGACTGGCTCAACAGCAGCGCCAGCGACAACCAGGTATTGATCTTATACATAGAAGATCACAGCGATGGCCACCAGGGCGATCTTTACGAGCAAATTAATTCTCGCTTTGGCCAATGGGTATATAAAAGCAATGGCTGTGGTGCTATTCCCAATACCTTAACCAAGGCCGATGTCCTGGCCCAGGGCAAAAAAGTCCTGGTGTGGGGCGACGGCGGTTGCAGCAGCAACAGCAACTGGAAAAACTTTGCCTTCACAGGTTTAGGCGATATCGGCCGCATCTGGGAAGACCGCACTACCGTAGCCAGTATAGGTAATGTCTTCACCGGCGGCAGCGACGATTATATCACTGCCAGCGATGTCACCACTTATTTTAAAACCGGCGCCAATATCGTCAACCTTGATGACATGGTCAGCAATGACGGTCGTTTAGCAGCGGGGATCTGGAGCTGGGACAGCAACGAACCCAATAATTCCGGCGGCAACCAGGATTGCGCCGTACAGTGGGGCAACGGCCGCTGGGACGATCAAAGCTGTGACAATAGCCGGGCTTTTGCCTGTCAAAGCGACAGCGACAACAGCTGGCAGGTAACAGATCAAACCGGCACTTGGGCAAACGGTGAAAGTGCTTGTCAGCAACTGGGCAGCCAGTACCACTTTAGCGTACCTACCAACGCTATGGCGAATGAAGCATTAAAAACCGTCAAGGATGCCAAAGGGGTCGGCACTGTGTGGCTAAACCATGATGACAGACAAAACGAAGGTCAATGGCTGGTTACCGGTAAAAGCACGGTAAACTTCTAG
- a CDS encoding diacylglycerol kinase, translating to MMTKNNDMNKPNGSGLTRIFKAAHCSIKGFKSAFIHESAFRQELFLTALLVPASFYLARSNLHQLMLIATLFFVLFAEIINSALEALADKITLEHDELIGRAKDLGSSAVFLAISLLVLIWAEALFTKFYA from the coding sequence ATGATGACTAAAAATAATGATATGAACAAACCCAACGGCTCAGGACTGACACGTATCTTTAAAGCGGCCCATTGCTCCATCAAAGGCTTTAAATCTGCCTTTATCCATGAATCCGCCTTTCGCCAGGAACTTTTCCTGACCGCCTTATTAGTGCCGGCCTCTTTTTACCTGGCCCGGTCCAACCTGCACCAGCTGATGTTAATCGCCACCTTGTTTTTTGTGCTGTTTGCAGAAATTATCAACTCCGCGCTGGAAGCGCTGGCGGATAAAATCACTTTAGAGCATGATGAACTTATCGGCCGCGCCAAAGACTTAGGCTCTTCTGCGGTATTTCTGGCCATTTCCCTGCTGGTGTTGATCTGGGCCGAAGCGCTATTTACCAAGTTTTATGCTTAA
- the zapE gene encoding cell division protein ZapE — translation MKLTYQRLLDNRQLLDDPAQLAAVDALAALSRTLEYKHRQSLSGKIWDKIRRPRPVSGIYFHGRVGRGKTMLMDLFYQHLSIKQKKRIHFHRFMENVHRQLSVMPVCDNPLKRIAKCWSKDIRVLCFDEFFVSDIGDAMLISGLLKALFEHGVTLVATSNCRPEDLYRNGLQRERFVPTIDILYRQCRVMSVDGDKDHRLLPLALQRESVNRYRDYAYGGDEAASWLKKAFTRLGKQPSGAGEIEINHRFIPYKGQAERAECQQGIIWFDFNALCSGPRSQRDYISLANRFSVVLLEAVPQFVGERIQGVACGVEDGYRRRGKMLTQLQRLDDEARRFIALVDEFYDRKVRLIISAAVDIDDLYQGQELSFEFARCRSRLVEMQFIQYHTFARQSA, via the coding sequence ATGAAGTTAACATATCAGCGCTTGCTGGATAATCGGCAGCTGCTTGATGATCCGGCGCAGTTGGCAGCTGTTGATGCTTTAGCGGCTCTCTCTCGAACACTGGAGTATAAGCACCGCCAATCCTTGTCGGGGAAAATATGGGATAAAATACGTCGGCCACGGCCTGTGTCGGGGATTTATTTTCATGGCCGGGTAGGGCGCGGCAAAACCATGTTGATGGATTTGTTTTATCAGCATCTGAGCATTAAGCAAAAGAAACGTATCCATTTTCACCGCTTTATGGAAAATGTTCACCGGCAGTTAAGTGTTATGCCTGTGTGTGATAATCCCCTTAAGCGTATCGCCAAATGCTGGTCGAAAGATATCCGGGTATTATGTTTTGATGAGTTTTTTGTCTCGGATATTGGTGATGCCATGCTAATTTCCGGCTTGCTGAAGGCACTTTTTGAACATGGGGTGACTTTGGTGGCTACCTCCAATTGCCGCCCGGAAGACTTGTACCGCAATGGTTTGCAAAGAGAGCGCTTTGTTCCTACCATAGATATCTTATACCGGCAGTGCCGGGTGATGTCGGTTGACGGTGATAAAGATCATCGCCTCTTGCCTTTGGCTCTCCAGAGAGAATCCGTTAACCGCTACCGGGATTATGCCTATGGCGGGGATGAAGCAGCAAGCTGGTTAAAAAAGGCTTTTACCCGTCTTGGCAAACAGCCGTCCGGTGCGGGGGAAATAGAGATTAATCACCGCTTTATCCCTTATAAAGGCCAGGCCGAAAGGGCGGAGTGCCAGCAAGGCATTATCTGGTTTGATTTTAATGCCTTGTGTTCGGGGCCGCGCAGCCAGCGGGACTATATCAGTTTGGCCAATCGGTTTTCTGTGGTGTTGCTGGAAGCGGTGCCGCAATTTGTCGGTGAGCGCATTCAGGGTGTGGCTTGTGGTGTTGAAGACGGCTACCGGCGCCGGGGCAAGATGCTCACCCAGCTGCAAAGGCTGGATGATGAAGCGCGGCGCTTTATTGCCCTGGTGGATGAGTTTTATGACCGTAAGGTGAGGTTAATCATCTCGGCAGCGGTGGATATCGATGACTTATACCAGGGACAAGAGCTGAGCTTCGAATTTGCCCGTTGCCGCTCACGCCTGGTTGAAATGCAGTTTATTCAATACCACACCTTTGCCCGGCAAAGCGCTTGA
- a CDS encoding CoA-acylating methylmalonate-semialdehyde dehydrogenase, protein MSIKEIPLIIGGEKVQSKTEQWLDVLNPATQDVVARVPMATLEEVDAAVASAQEAFKSWSKVSLTNRMRIMLNLQQLIRENTEELARLITLEHGKTLPDAEGEVGRGLEAIENACSITRLQLGQMANNAATGVDVYTMNKPLGVCVGITAFNFPIMLPSFMFPIAIACGNTFVLKPSEQDPSSTMLMVELALKAGIPAGVLNVVHGGPDVANRLCEHQDVKAVSFIGSTHVGTHIYNHAGAHGKRAQCMMGAKNHMVIMPDANKDRAINDLLGSAFGAAGQRCMANPVTILVGEARSWLPEIAERAKLLKVGPGTQRDADLGPVVSPQAKQRIIKLLDSGVEQGATLLVDGRDCQVEGYPKGNFVGPTMFSKVTTDMDIYTQEIFGPALCVLEAETLEEAIAIINNNPNGNGTSLFTSSGWAARKFENDIDVGQVGINVPIPVPVAYFSFTGSRASKLGDLGPNGSQVVSFWTQTKTVTTRWFEPDHEDGSQVHTTISLK, encoded by the coding sequence ATGAGCATAAAAGAAATCCCGCTGATCATCGGCGGTGAGAAAGTTCAATCGAAAACCGAGCAATGGTTAGATGTGTTAAACCCGGCGACACAAGATGTGGTTGCCCGCGTTCCTATGGCCACCCTTGAAGAAGTCGATGCGGCGGTAGCCTCAGCCCAGGAAGCGTTTAAATCCTGGTCAAAAGTATCCCTGACCAACCGTATGCGTATTATGCTGAACCTGCAGCAACTGATCCGTGAAAATACCGAAGAACTGGCGCGTTTAATTACTTTAGAGCACGGTAAAACCTTACCGGATGCCGAAGGTGAAGTAGGCCGAGGTTTAGAAGCCATTGAAAATGCCTGTTCCATTACCCGTTTACAACTGGGACAAATGGCCAACAATGCCGCTACCGGTGTTGATGTTTATACCATGAACAAGCCGTTAGGGGTTTGTGTTGGTATCACCGCCTTTAACTTCCCGATCATGTTGCCATCTTTTATGTTCCCGATTGCGATTGCCTGCGGTAATACTTTCGTGCTTAAACCTTCCGAGCAAGATCCGTCTTCGACTATGCTGATGGTTGAGCTGGCGCTTAAAGCCGGTATCCCTGCCGGTGTGCTTAACGTTGTCCACGGTGGTCCGGATGTGGCGAACCGTTTATGTGAGCACCAAGATGTTAAAGCGGTCTCTTTTATCGGTTCAACCCATGTCGGTACCCATATTTATAACCATGCCGGTGCCCACGGCAAACGTGCCCAGTGTATGATGGGCGCGAAAAACCATATGGTGATCATGCCTGATGCCAACAAAGACCGGGCTATTAATGATTTATTAGGCTCAGCCTTTGGCGCTGCCGGCCAACGCTGTATGGCCAACCCTGTGACCATTTTAGTCGGGGAAGCCCGCAGCTGGTTGCCGGAAATTGCCGAGCGCGCCAAGTTATTAAAAGTAGGTCCGGGCACGCAGCGTGATGCCGACTTAGGTCCTGTGGTTTCGCCACAAGCGAAGCAGCGTATTATTAAGTTGCTCGACTCCGGGGTGGAGCAGGGCGCTACTTTGCTGGTAGACGGTCGTGACTGCCAGGTTGAAGGTTACCCTAAGGGGAACTTTGTCGGACCCACTATGTTCAGCAAGGTTACAACCGATATGGATATTTATACCCAGGAAATTTTTGGGCCGGCGTTATGTGTGCTGGAAGCGGAAACCCTGGAAGAAGCGATTGCCATTATCAATAATAATCCAAACGGTAACGGTACTTCATTGTTTACTTCTTCCGGCTGGGCGGCGCGTAAATTTGAAAATGACATTGATGTTGGCCAGGTGGGTATCAATGTGCCGATTCCTGTGCCGGTGGCCTACTTCAGCTTTACCGGTTCACGTGCGTCTAAACTGGGCGATCTTGGACCTAACGGTAGCCAGGTAGTGAGTTTCTGGACCCAGACTAAGACTGTAACCACCCGCTGGTTTGAACCGGATCATGAAGACGGCTCTCAAGTGCATACCACTATCAGTTTAAAATAA
- a CDS encoding PQQ-dependent sugar dehydrogenase, which produces MSKAADVDTSFETTDLSGSFTLGTAPNTVTFTNGEAKFAAIASLYRSGSQAFMVQNNTATVSFTTPAAELSVFLKAQSGAAGATVNVFDIDDNLVDSFTATTSWQELNITSSEGISTVELINNTSSYAVFDDFSFTALNTSEPPDDPVKLDDPIALPIFSGGLKLVLEPFSQGLVAPVWGTNAPGINDYFYVIDQVGFIWGISAALGDKTLIADLSASLVDVGIDELGGFDERGLLGLAFHPDFVSNKTLYTFSSQPVSAVADFSTMPAGENADHQGVLTQWFADIGGEGGLTIDPESAQEILRIDQPQFNHNGGAITFDNNNLLYIALGDGGGADDTDGQSFLGTAMVGHGSGGNGQDKGNVLGTILRIDPAGNNSENGAYGIPQDNPFVGISGVDEIFAYGLRNPYRISFDAVSGNLYAGDVGQNDIEEINNITSGGNYGWNIREGSFGFFANGDNAGYVYSQSETMGTIDPVAQYDHGEGSAVIGGFVYRGTSNEDLQGRYVFGDFNGRLFYLNNENTLSEFQDKDEIDVGAILGFARDAGGELYVLANENGLPDGSSGALYKMTLLPNQPPLADAGSAQTVNEGVVVTLNAGGSSDPDGDILMYQWSQSSGTSVTLHNPTTASPTFTAPGVNSTTGLSFTVEVNDGHLADNASVDITVNNIEEDSGGSGGGSLSLAVILLALVFTVKGLIKQG; this is translated from the coding sequence TTGAGTAAAGCTGCGGATGTCGACACCAGTTTTGAAACTACAGATTTATCCGGCTCCTTTACCCTGGGAACGGCACCAAACACCGTCACCTTTACCAATGGCGAAGCCAAGTTTGCCGCTATAGCATCCCTTTATCGCAGCGGCTCCCAGGCTTTTATGGTGCAAAACAACACCGCCACGGTCAGTTTCACTACCCCGGCCGCAGAGCTTTCTGTCTTTTTAAAGGCACAATCTGGCGCAGCTGGTGCGACGGTAAATGTTTTTGATATTGACGACAACCTGGTGGATAGCTTTACTGCCACAACTTCATGGCAAGAACTCAACATAACCTCCAGCGAAGGCATCAGTACCGTAGAACTCATCAACAATACTTCCAGTTATGCGGTATTTGATGATTTCAGTTTCACCGCCCTCAACACCTCAGAACCACCCGATGATCCGGTAAAACTTGACGACCCTATTGCCCTGCCGATCTTTTCCGGTGGCTTAAAACTGGTACTTGAGCCTTTTAGCCAGGGATTAGTTGCACCGGTTTGGGGGACAAATGCCCCGGGCATCAATGATTATTTCTATGTTATAGATCAGGTCGGCTTTATCTGGGGGATCTCGGCGGCTTTGGGAGACAAAACCTTAATTGCCGACTTGTCGGCTTCACTGGTCGATGTCGGCATTGATGAGTTAGGGGGCTTTGATGAAAGGGGTTTGCTCGGTTTAGCCTTTCATCCGGACTTTGTCAGCAATAAAACCCTGTATACCTTCAGCTCGCAACCCGTTTCAGCGGTTGCCGACTTTTCAACCATGCCGGCAGGTGAAAACGCCGATCACCAGGGGGTGTTAACACAATGGTTCGCCGACATTGGCGGTGAGGGAGGTTTGACCATAGATCCCGAATCGGCACAAGAAATACTGCGCATCGACCAGCCACAGTTTAACCATAACGGCGGCGCCATTACCTTCGATAATAACAACTTATTATATATTGCCCTGGGAGATGGCGGTGGAGCCGATGATACTGACGGACAGAGCTTTCTCGGCACAGCCATGGTCGGCCACGGCAGTGGCGGCAACGGCCAGGATAAAGGTAATGTCTTAGGAACAATTTTACGGATAGACCCTGCCGGTAACAACAGTGAAAATGGCGCCTATGGCATACCACAAGATAACCCTTTTGTCGGTATCAGCGGGGTCGATGAAATTTTTGCCTACGGGTTACGTAACCCGTACCGGATATCTTTTGATGCAGTCTCAGGAAATTTATACGCCGGTGATGTTGGCCAAAATGATATCGAAGAAATCAATAATATCACCTCGGGAGGCAATTATGGCTGGAATATCCGCGAAGGCAGCTTTGGTTTTTTTGCCAACGGAGACAATGCAGGTTATGTCTATAGCCAGTCTGAGACTATGGGTACCATAGACCCTGTAGCCCAATACGATCACGGCGAAGGTAGCGCAGTTATCGGCGGTTTTGTCTACCGGGGAACAAGCAATGAAGATCTGCAAGGGCGGTATGTTTTTGGCGATTTCAATGGCCGGTTATTTTACCTCAACAATGAAAACACCCTCTCTGAATTTCAAGACAAGGATGAAATCGATGTCGGCGCAATTTTAGGTTTTGCCCGGGATGCCGGCGGTGAACTTTATGTACTGGCCAATGAAAATGGCCTGCCTGACGGCAGCAGCGGCGCCCTGTATAAAATGACGCTGCTGCCAAATCAGCCGCCACTTGCCGATGCCGGCAGTGCACAAACCGTCAATGAAGGGGTTGTGGTGACTTTAAATGCCGGCGGCAGCAGCGATCCCGACGGCGATATCTTGATGTATCAATGGTCACAAAGCAGCGGAACTTCGGTTACCTTGCACAACCCGACAACGGCAAGCCCTACTTTTACCGCGCCCGGTGTCAACTCAACAACCGGCTTAAGTTTTACGGTAGAAGTTAATGACGGTCACTTAGCCGACAATGCCAGTGTCGATATCACGGTCAATAATATTGAAGAAGACTCTGGCGGTAGCGGCGGCGGCAGCTTGTCCTTAGCTGTTATCCTGTTAGCCCTGGTTTTCACCGTCAAAGGACTGATAAAACAGGGCTGA
- a CDS encoding DUF2884 family protein, producing MKTLLASTLILTSTSLYAHDSCDVELEGGIKIDSTGIEFMQDKKPVYSIFEDNRLMVDGKSIDLNAGQQALVTEYATSIRSIIPEVKSIAIEGIDLAVEGVNMAFDELLGAGNDVGADLTRELTALRDEVQTRFDADKGFYVDEHGFAGEEFLGDEFEQRIESVVEKAVRDSMGSLLIAVGQQMLFSGDTGAFETKMASFGDKIATEMEARGAELESKGEQICLSVVEIDNLEEQLKAEISELEHINILKVKSQGANEI from the coding sequence ATGAAAACATTATTAGCAAGTACTCTGATTTTAACCTCTACCAGCCTTTATGCCCATGACTCCTGTGATGTCGAACTTGAGGGCGGGATCAAAATTGACAGTACCGGCATTGAGTTTATGCAGGATAAAAAGCCTGTTTACAGCATTTTTGAAGATAACCGCTTAATGGTCGATGGCAAAAGCATTGATCTAAATGCCGGCCAGCAGGCGCTGGTCACCGAATATGCCACCAGCATCCGCTCAATCATACCCGAAGTAAAATCTATTGCCATTGAAGGCATAGATTTGGCGGTTGAAGGCGTAAATATGGCTTTTGATGAATTACTGGGAGCCGGCAATGATGTCGGTGCAGATCTGACCCGTGAGCTGACGGCCTTGCGTGATGAAGTACAAACCCGGTTTGATGCCGATAAAGGTTTTTATGTTGATGAGCACGGCTTTGCCGGGGAAGAATTTTTGGGTGATGAATTTGAGCAGCGTATCGAGTCTGTGGTGGAAAAAGCGGTGCGCGACTCTATGGGCAGTTTACTTATCGCTGTGGGGCAGCAAATGTTATTCTCCGGCGATACCGGGGCCTTCGAAACTAAAATGGCAAGTTTCGGCGATAAGATAGCAACCGAAATGGAAGCCCGTGGCGCTGAGTTAGAAAGCAAAGGCGAGCAGATTTGTTTGTCTGTGGTTGAAATCGATAACCTGGAAGAGCAGTTAAAGGCCGAGATCAGCGAGCTGGAACACATTAATATTCTGAAGGTCAAAAGCCAGGGTGCTAACGAAATTTAA